A window from Deinococcus koreensis encodes these proteins:
- a CDS encoding cytochrome ubiquinol oxidase subunit I gives MNEIFGFSTLDLSRFQFATTSIFHYFFVPFTVGFALIIAILQTMAYRSGDPKLENLTRFFGHLFFINFAVGVVTGIVQEFQFGMNWQGFSNFVGNIFGVPLALEVLMAFFLESTFLGLWWFGKGKIRAWASLASIWTVAVATAISAYWVIMANAWMQHPVGFEIKGGRAVMTDALAIVLNPKGLQWFAHIFTGGLTVAAFFVLAVSAYHLRRRHNVDAFRTSFKVALLTAFIGSLGVTAAGHLQGQSAVRDQPMKYAAFSALWDTPTGTQMPESLLALPSNSLRENRFEVSLPYLGSFLAFNNFTDKAKGINELQREYEARYGPGNYIPWVWPVYWAFRVMVGLGGVMLIVSAIYVWRWRRGKLDDPGRLYPLLLFMPLVPHFANFTGFITTEMGRQPWIVQGLLRTQDAVSSLSPLTVLVSLSAFWIVYLTLISLDIFLLTRTARAGMHEPDAQTASIPAPNYLPEGAAQ, from the coding sequence ATGAACGAGATCTTCGGTTTCTCCACGCTCGACCTGTCGCGCTTCCAGTTCGCCACCACCTCCATCTTCCACTACTTCTTCGTGCCGTTCACGGTGGGCTTCGCGCTGATCATCGCCATCCTCCAGACGATGGCCTACCGCAGCGGCGACCCGAAACTGGAGAACCTGACGCGCTTTTTCGGACACCTGTTCTTCATCAACTTCGCGGTGGGTGTGGTGACCGGCATCGTGCAGGAATTCCAGTTCGGCATGAACTGGCAGGGCTTTTCCAACTTCGTGGGCAACATCTTCGGCGTGCCGCTGGCGCTGGAGGTACTCATGGCCTTCTTCCTGGAGAGCACCTTCCTGGGCCTGTGGTGGTTCGGCAAGGGCAAGATCCGGGCCTGGGCCAGTCTGGCGAGCATCTGGACGGTGGCGGTCGCCACGGCCATCAGCGCCTACTGGGTGATCATGGCGAACGCCTGGATGCAGCATCCGGTGGGTTTCGAGATCAAAGGCGGCCGGGCCGTGATGACCGACGCGCTGGCGATCGTGCTCAACCCCAAGGGCCTGCAGTGGTTCGCCCACATCTTCACCGGCGGCCTCACCGTGGCGGCCTTCTTCGTGCTGGCGGTCAGCGCGTACCACCTGCGGCGCAGGCACAACGTGGACGCCTTCCGCACCAGCTTCAAGGTGGCGCTGCTGACCGCGTTCATCGGCTCTCTGGGCGTCACGGCGGCCGGGCACCTGCAGGGCCAGAGCGCCGTGCGCGACCAGCCCATGAAGTACGCGGCCTTCAGCGCCCTGTGGGACACGCCCACGGGCACCCAGATGCCCGAGAGCCTGCTGGCGCTGCCCAGCAACAGCCTTCGGGAGAACCGTTTCGAGGTCTCGCTGCCGTACCTGGGGTCGTTCCTGGCCTTCAATAACTTTACGGACAAGGCCAAGGGTATCAACGAGCTGCAGCGCGAATACGAGGCCCGCTACGGCCCCGGCAACTACATCCCCTGGGTCTGGCCGGTCTACTGGGCCTTCCGGGTCATGGTGGGGCTGGGCGGCGTCATGCTGATCGTGAGTGCCATCTACGTCTGGCGCTGGCGCCGGGGGAAGCTCGACGATCCCGGCCGCCTCTACCCGCTGCTGCTTTTCATGCCGCTGGTGCCGCATTTCGCCAACTTCACCGGCTTCATCACCACCGAGATGGGCCGTCAGCCCTGGATCGTGCAGGGCCTGCTGCGAACGCAGGACGCCGTGAGCTCCCTCTCGCCGCTGACCGTGCTCGTCTCCCTGAGCGCCTTCTGGATCGTGTACCTCACGCTGATCAGCCTGGACATCTTCCTGCTG